In the genome of Gloeotrichia echinulata CP02, one region contains:
- a CDS encoding STAS domain-containing protein, which yields MGQPVSVIKLSGTINSTKSQELRQRITESLEQNAKIVLIDCKDVTFMDSSGLGALVLAFKTLRAADTKLAICSINEQVRILFELTSMDKVFDIFPSQAEFDEAVLSKT from the coding sequence ATGGGACAGCCAGTGTCAGTTATTAAACTCAGTGGAACTATCAATTCTACCAAATCCCAAGAATTGCGTCAAAGGATAACTGAAAGTTTAGAACAAAATGCCAAGATTGTGTTGATTGACTGTAAAGATGTGACATTTATGGATAGCTCTGGTCTGGGTGCTTTGGTGTTAGCTTTCAAAACGCTGCGGGCTGCAGATACTAAACTTGCTATTTGTTCGATTAATGAGCAAGTCAGAATATTGTTTGAACTGACGAGTATGGATAAAGTCTTTGATATTTTTCCCAGCCAAGCTGAATTTGATGAAGCAGTATTATCGAAGACGTGA
- a CDS encoding PAS domain-containing protein has product MGTLENYSLISLIPPVLRVKKSPTLGTLKPQRSPVRVSSDVVYSLNFQVLQIETLTTRTLGMENDNKTWDHLQELATNCPRTQQQENFSVTFLLQIINGTSDPIFVKDRHHCWVLVNDGFCNFIGRNREELIGKSDYDFFPKAEADVLWEKDEIVFSTGITDENEECFTDAQGITHLISTKKCLFEDITGNKFLVGTIRDITENITKYKQVEAELGQSQQLPQLVIDNIPPTIFSQDPHSVYLGCNQKFSQLLGVQVHNRIICQWYKSPLVGDNSERIGLVSKMLDLTEDQQTEKSLLLYKQAVESSSDAIAITDAAGNHIYQNPAFGKLYECETVKEFIKFGGLPIAITDPVIAKEIWQTTVAGQSWIGEVEQQSAGGRIMQTFLRAYPLKDAAGNHIGLVGTITDITERKRSEELLRQQEQFLRTVYDGSEHLIFVVDIIDDSEFCYTGWNPATERATGLSRSKVIGKSPADVYGAVYGAAAHRNYLKCLQAGTAITYEECLSFHNEETWWLTTLNPLKDSEGRIYRLVGTTLNISKRKLVEIQLQQQTKKLETAVQELQQAQMHVVQSEKMSGLGQLVAGVAHEINNPVNFIYGNLIHANDYTQDLLALVQLYQQHYSQPIPEIQELATEIDLEFLMQDLPQLLNSMRVGAQRIREIVISLRTFSRMDDAEMKQVDIHEGIDSTLMILEHRFKAKPNSKAIKVIKQYRNLPLVQCYAGQLNQVFMNILANAIDALEDSSLSSGSTVVNPDTTDDTQKTPEQPQILIYTQLVEPNKVEICIADNGPGISQEVKQRLFDPFFTTKPIGKGTGMGLSISYQIISQKHGGSLECFSQPGQGTEFVITIPLRQDLS; this is encoded by the coding sequence TTGGGAACTCTTGAAAATTACTCCCTCATCTCCCTCATCCCCCCAGTACTGCGTGTTAAAAAATCTCCAACCTTGGGAACACTAAAACCACAGCGATCGCCTGTGAGAGTTTCATCAGATGTGGTGTATTCATTAAACTTCCAGGTATTGCAGATCGAAACTCTGACAACAAGGACTTTGGGTATGGAAAACGACAATAAAACCTGGGATCATCTGCAGGAACTCGCCACTAATTGTCCACGCACTCAGCAGCAGGAAAATTTTTCCGTAACTTTTCTACTCCAAATCATCAACGGCACATCTGACCCCATTTTTGTCAAAGACCGCCATCACTGCTGGGTATTGGTCAACGATGGGTTCTGTAATTTCATAGGACGTAACCGAGAAGAACTGATTGGTAAGTCAGATTATGACTTTTTCCCCAAAGCTGAAGCTGATGTTTTGTGGGAAAAAGATGAGATCGTTTTCAGCACAGGTATTACTGATGAAAATGAAGAATGTTTTACCGATGCTCAGGGTATAACGCATTTGATTTCTACCAAAAAATGTTTGTTTGAGGATATTACAGGCAATAAGTTTTTGGTTGGTACTATTAGAGACATAACAGAGAACATCACAAAGTATAAGCAAGTCGAAGCTGAACTGGGTCAGTCCCAACAGCTACCGCAACTGGTGATAGACAATATTCCGCCAACGATTTTTTCTCAAGACCCTCATTCAGTGTATCTAGGTTGCAACCAGAAATTTTCTCAACTGCTGGGGGTACAAGTACATAACAGAATTATCTGTCAGTGGTATAAAAGCCCTTTAGTGGGTGATAATAGTGAGCGGATTGGGCTGGTATCAAAGATGTTGGATCTCACCGAAGACCAACAAACAGAAAAAAGCCTGCTACTTTACAAACAAGCAGTAGAAAGCTCAAGTGATGCTATTGCCATAACGGATGCAGCTGGTAATCACATTTACCAAAATCCGGCATTTGGTAAATTGTATGAATGTGAAACAGTGAAGGAATTCATCAAATTTGGTGGTTTACCTATAGCAATTACTGACCCAGTAATTGCCAAAGAGATATGGCAAACTACTGTTGCGGGTCAATCGTGGATTGGTGAGGTCGAGCAACAGTCTGCTGGTGGTCGGATAATGCAGACTTTCCTGAGAGCTTATCCACTCAAAGATGCTGCAGGTAATCATATCGGGTTAGTTGGTACAATTACTGATATCACTGAGCGTAAACGGTCAGAAGAATTACTGCGGCAACAAGAGCAATTCCTCCGCACTGTTTATGATGGGTCTGAACATCTAATATTTGTGGTAGATATTATAGATGATAGTGAATTTTGCTATACAGGTTGGAACCCAGCGACAGAACGTGCGACTGGTCTGAGTAGAAGCAAGGTAATTGGTAAATCACCAGCTGATGTGTATGGTGCTGTTTATGGTGCTGCAGCTCATCGAAATTATCTCAAATGCTTACAAGCGGGTACAGCCATTACCTACGAAGAGTGTCTATCTTTCCACAATGAAGAAACTTGGTGGCTAACGACGCTAAATCCGCTCAAAGATAGTGAAGGTAGAATCTACCGTTTGGTAGGAACAACATTGAATATTAGCAAGCGCAAACTGGTAGAAATTCAACTACAGCAGCAGACAAAAAAATTAGAAACAGCCGTCCAAGAACTCCAGCAGGCGCAAATGCATGTTGTCCAAAGTGAGAAAATGTCTGGTTTGGGTCAATTAGTCGCAGGGGTAGCACACGAAATCAACAATCCTGTCAACTTTATTTATGGTAATCTCATCCACGCCAACGACTACACCCAAGACCTACTGGCACTAGTGCAACTATACCAGCAACACTATTCACAACCCATACCTGAAATTCAGGAATTAGCAACAGAGATAGACCTAGAATTCCTGATGCAGGATTTACCCCAACTCCTCAACTCCATGAGAGTAGGCGCCCAGCGGATTCGGGAAATTGTCATCTCTCTACGCACCTTCTCCCGCATGGATGACGCGGAAATGAAACAGGTAGATATCCATGAGGGAATCGATAGTACTCTGATGATTTTAGAACATCGCTTCAAGGCCAAACCTAACAGCAAAGCCATAAAGGTTATCAAACAATACAGAAACTTGCCCTTGGTGCAATGTTATGCTGGACAACTCAACCAAGTATTTATGAATATTTTAGCGAATGCGATTGATGCTTTGGAAGATTCATCACTCAGTAGTGGGTCTACGGTGGTCAATCCAGATACAACCGACGACACACAAAAGACGCCTGAGCAGCCCCAGATTCTCATTTATACTCAACTGGTAGAGCCAAATAAAGTCGAAATTTGCATCGCCGATAATGGACCGGGAATATCTCAAGAAGTTAAACAGCGACTATTTGACCCGTTTTTCACAACCAAGCCTATTGGTAAAGGTACTGGTATGGGTCTGTCCATTAGCTATCAGATTATTTCACAAAAGCACGGTGGTTCTTTAGAATGTTTTTCGCAGCCAGGACAAGGTACTGAGTTTGTGATTACTATTCCTCTGCGCCAAGATTTGAGTTAA
- a CDS encoding DUF1350 family protein, translating into MDWKEIKGNWVLIPRNPIGIIHFLGGAFVATAPHVTYRWLLEHLATKGYVVIATPFINTLDHTAIAQSVLLNFDRTIERLHDTAALRKLYLPIYGMGHSMGCKLHLLIGSLFRVERAGNILISFNNYAASDAIPLVEQLNTALAIEFTPTPLETNKLVQERYDIRRNLLIKFSNDTIDQSAILSKILQQRFPQMVTVQTLPGTHTTPLGQDLKWQTGASFSPLDALGQWFKQEVYRDLNQLKHAVLLWLNPLAPP; encoded by the coding sequence ATGGACTGGAAAGAAATCAAAGGTAACTGGGTACTCATTCCCCGAAATCCCATCGGTATCATTCATTTCTTGGGGGGTGCATTCGTAGCCACTGCACCACACGTAACTTACCGTTGGTTACTAGAACACCTGGCTACTAAAGGATATGTAGTTATTGCTACGCCCTTTATCAATACATTGGATCATACGGCGATCGCTCAATCTGTATTGCTCAATTTTGATCGCACTATAGAACGTTTACACGACACAGCAGCTTTACGCAAACTCTACCTCCCCATCTACGGTATGGGTCACAGCATGGGTTGTAAACTCCACTTGCTCATTGGTAGCCTCTTTAGAGTCGAACGCGCAGGTAATATTTTAATATCCTTCAATAACTACGCCGCTAGTGATGCTATCCCCTTAGTAGAACAGTTAAATACTGCTTTGGCGATTGAGTTTACCCCCACGCCGTTGGAAACCAATAAACTTGTACAAGAACGCTACGATATCCGCCGCAACTTATTAATAAAATTCAGCAATGACACTATAGACCAATCAGCAATTTTAAGCAAAATATTACAACAACGCTTTCCTCAAATGGTGACAGTCCAAACTTTGCCAGGAACTCATACCACACCCTTAGGTCAAGATTTGAAATGGCAAACAGGAGCATCTTTCTCACCTTTGGATGCTTTAGGGCAATGGTTCAAGCAAGAAGTATATCGCGATCTCAACCAGCTAAAACACGCCGTGCTTTTATGGTTAAATCCTCTTGCACCGCCTTAA
- a CDS encoding transposase → MILVERHIIKQSHPHWQQIDQLSFLSKNLYNAANYICRQHFFATGKKYSLTDLYHLTKDCVDYRALPTKVSKQIIKRLVSTWTGYFEAHKEWKKNPSKFLGEPRIPGYKDKTKGRNVVIYYHESVYKAELKLGICHLSMSDIQIPTKVDNVVEVRLIPRPTCYVVEIVYYKQEEEQSTSEYVAGVDLGLTNLVALTSNKGGFTPLLINGRPLKSVNQFYNKTKAKLQAQLGEKRKSSKRIQSLTTYRNNYVDNYLHNTSRTIVNLLRASDIGTLVIGKNNNWKQNINIGKKNNQSFTQIPHARLIDQITYKCQLAGIKVVVTEESYTSKTSALDLEQPVKHSTYLGKRVKRGLFESSNGTKINADVNGSLQISRKVFPNAYTAEEIVSAAVAPLKVLPL, encoded by the coding sequence ATGATTTTAGTTGAAAGACATATCATTAAACAATCTCACCCACATTGGCAACAGATTGATCAACTATCCTTCCTGTCAAAAAACTTATACAATGCAGCTAATTACATTTGTCGTCAACATTTCTTTGCTACTGGTAAAAAGTATAGTCTGACTGATCTTTATCATCTGACTAAAGACTGTGTAGATTATCGTGCTTTACCGACAAAAGTTAGTAAACAAATTATTAAACGACTGGTTTCTACTTGGACTGGTTACTTTGAAGCACACAAAGAATGGAAGAAGAATCCTTCTAAGTTTTTAGGTGAACCGAGAATACCAGGTTACAAGGATAAGACTAAAGGACGCAACGTAGTTATCTATTATCATGAGTCAGTATACAAAGCTGAACTAAAACTTGGTATCTGTCACTTGTCAATGAGTGATATTCAGATTCCAACTAAGGTAGATAATGTAGTTGAGGTGCGATTAATACCTCGTCCGACTTGTTATGTAGTTGAGATTGTATATTATAAGCAGGAAGAGGAACAATCTACCAGTGAGTATGTAGCGGGCGTTGACCTTGGTTTAACTAACTTAGTAGCCTTAACTTCAAACAAAGGCGGATTTACACCTTTGTTGATTAATGGACGACCTTTAAAGTCAGTAAACCAGTTCTATAACAAAACTAAGGCTAAGTTACAAGCTCAGTTAGGTGAGAAACGCAAATCAAGTAAGCGGATTCAATCTCTAACTACCTATAGAAACAATTACGTTGACAATTATCTGCACAATACAAGTAGAACCATAGTTAACCTACTTAGAGCTAGTGATATTGGTACTTTAGTTATAGGTAAAAACAATAACTGGAAGCAAAATATCAATATAGGTAAAAAGAACAATCAATCTTTTACACAGATTCCCCATGCAAGATTAATTGACCAGATAACATACAAATGTCAATTAGCAGGAATCAAAGTTGTAGTGACTGAAGAATCTTATACCAGTAAGACAAGTGCATTAGACCTAGAGCAGCCCGTTAAACACTCTACGTATTTAGGTAAGAGAGTTAAGCGTGGTTTATTTGAGTCTAGTAATGGAACCAAGATTAATGCAGATGTCAATGGTTCTTTACAAATATCTAGAAAAGTATTCCCCAATGCTTATACAGCAGAGGAGATAGTGAGTGCAGCCGTTGCACCTCTAAAGGTTTTGCCTTTATAA
- a CDS encoding SpoIIE family protein phosphatase produces the protein MFKILVIDDDISIQILLKRMLEKQGYAIITACNGEQGIAQALAYHPALIICDWIMPGLNGLEVCHHLKKEPHLSTTFFILLTSLDSVADRVKGLDAGADDFISKPIEQNELQARVRAGLRLHQLSRDLQTQKRLLEIELSQAAEYVRSLLPLPMTEPFSIHSCFIPSRQLGGDCFDYYWLDPDYLAIYLLDTAGHGLKATLPSVSVLNLLRSRALKSLNYYQPSHVLQALNDTFQINHQNDKYFTIWYGVYNRLKRQLVYASAGHPPAILLSAQSANNTEVQRLRTPGMPIGLFPEAKYSDGFCDIDISSTLYIFSDGAYEITKPDGTLWSLDAFIQLLVSLPHKVDDQLDHVLNYLISLHSQEVFEDDLSILKIKFD, from the coding sequence ATGTTTAAAATCCTAGTAATTGATGATGACATTTCAATACAAATACTCCTGAAAAGAATGTTAGAAAAACAGGGTTATGCAATAATTACTGCTTGTAATGGTGAACAAGGTATTGCTCAGGCACTTGCTTACCATCCAGCCCTAATTATTTGTGATTGGATCATGCCGGGATTGAATGGACTAGAAGTGTGTCATCATCTGAAAAAAGAACCCCATTTATCCACTACCTTCTTTATTTTATTAACATCCTTAGATTCGGTTGCTGATCGAGTCAAGGGATTGGATGCTGGAGCCGATGATTTTATTTCCAAACCTATCGAACAGAATGAATTGCAAGCGCGGGTAAGAGCAGGATTGCGCCTACATCAGTTGAGTCGGGATTTACAAACCCAAAAGCGGCTTTTAGAAATAGAACTCTCGCAAGCAGCAGAATACGTGCGATCGCTTCTACCTCTTCCCATGACTGAACCCTTCAGCATTCATTCCTGCTTCATACCCTCGCGCCAACTTGGCGGTGATTGTTTTGATTACTACTGGCTCGACCCCGATTATCTGGCCATTTATTTATTGGATACCGCTGGACATGGACTTAAGGCTACCCTCCCCTCGGTTTCAGTGCTAAATTTGCTGCGTTCCCGCGCCCTTAAAAGCCTGAATTACTATCAACCAAGTCATGTACTCCAGGCTTTGAATGACACCTTCCAGATCAATCATCAAAATGACAAATACTTTACTATCTGGTATGGAGTGTATAACAGACTCAAACGCCAATTAGTTTATGCTAGCGCTGGTCATCCACCAGCAATATTGTTATCTGCTCAATCTGCAAATAACACCGAAGTTCAACGCTTGAGAACTCCTGGTATGCCAATTGGTTTATTTCCTGAGGCCAAATATAGTGATGGGTTCTGCGATATTGATATATCCAGTACCCTTTACATTTTTAGTGACGGTGCTTACGAAATCACTAAACCAGATGGCACACTTTGGAGTTTAGATGCTTTCATTCAGCTATTGGTTAGCTTACCTCATAAGGTTGATGACCAACTCGACCATGTACTTAATTATCTCATCTCTTTGCACTCACAAGAGGTGTTTGAAGATGATTTATCCATACTCAAAATTAAATTTGATTAA